A window of Sporichthyaceae bacterium genomic DNA:
GAACCGCGCCGTGACCGAACTGGTGGCTCGCCGATGATCCGCACCGAAGGGCTGACCAAGCGCTACGGACGCATCCTCGCCGTCGACGGCGTGGATCTCGACGTGCGCGCCGGGGACATCTACGGGTTCCTCGGGCCCAACGGCTCGGGCAAGACCACCGTGGTGCGGATGTTGCTCGGCCTGGTTTACGCCACCGCCGGGCGCATCGAGGTGCTCGGCGTCGAGGTGCCGGGCCAGGTACGCGAGGTGCTGCCGCACGTCGGCGCGTTGGTCGAGGGCCCGGCCGCCTACGGTCACCTGTCCGGGCGGGCAAATCTGCGCCTGCTGGATGCAAGCGGACCCAACGGGCCGCGACGCACCCGACGCGCCCGGATCGAATCCGCGCTGGACCGGGTCGGACTGGCCGGGGTGGACCAGCGGCCGGTGAAGGCGTACTCCCTCGGGATGCGCCAACGCCTGTGCCTGGCCGGGGCATTGCTCAATCCGCCCCGACTGCTCGTGCTCGACGAGCCGACCAACGGCCTGGACCCGCACGGCATCGCGGAGATCCGACTGCTGCTGCGGGAGTTGAACGCCGCCGGCACCACCGTGTTCCTGTCCAGCCACTTGCTGGCCGAGGTGGAGGCGATGTGCAGCCGGGTGGGCATCATCGACCAGGGACGCCTGCTGGTGCAGGACAGCATGGAGACGCTGCGCGCTCCCACCGGCCGCGTCGTGCTGCACACACCCGACGCGGCCGCCGCACATCGTCTGCTCGACGGGCGGGTCGAGGAGGTGCACGGCGATCGACTGGCCGTGCGGGCGACCGACCCGGCCGTGTTGGTGGAGGACCTGGTGCGTGGCGGGTTGCGGGTGACCGGGGTGGCGGTGGAGCGGCGCACGCTGGAGGACGTGGTGCTCGCCGTCGTCGGGGCCGGCAGCGATCGGATGGCGCAGCGTCAGACGAACGGGGGCCGCGCATGATCGCGGTGGAACTGACAAAAATGGTGCGCCGGCCGCGGACCTGGGCCAGTGTCGCCCTGCTGTGCGCCCTGCCCACCGTGGTGGCGTTGTTCGTCGCCGCCCGCGACATCGGGCCGCGGCCCGGCGAGGGACCGGCTTTCCTTTCCGCCGTGCTCAACAACGGCGCGCTCTATCCGGCGGCGGCATTGGCGATCGTGCTGCCGATCTTCCTGCCGGTGTCGGTCGCGTTGATGGCCGGCGAGGCGATCGCGGGGGAGGCGAGCACCGGGACGCTGCGCTATCTGCTGATCCGTCCGGTGAGCCGAACCCGTCTGCTGGTGGCCAAACTCGTGGCGATCGTGGCCTACGTGCTGGGTGCGGTGGTAATCGTCGCGCTGGTCTCGCTCGTCGTCGGGATCACCCTGCTGGGTCACCAACGCGGCTCGGTGGTGTCCGTCTCCGGCGCAAACCTGACGCCCACTCAAGTGGCGGTGCGCATGCTGCTGGCCGTGGGATACATCGGCATCTCGATGGTCGGGGTCGCCGCGATCGCGCTGTTTTTGTCCACGGTGACGGATTCCTCGTCCGGCGCGGCCCTGGGGGCACTGGCGGCCCTGGTGGGCAGTCAGATCCTGGTGTCACTGGAGGCCGCGTCCCCGGTGGTGCCCTACCTGCCGACCCGCTACTGGCTGTCCTGGATCGATCTGTTCCGCGATCCGATCCTGTGGCGTTCGCTGGAGCGTGGCGTCGCGCTGCAAGCCGTTTACGCGGCGGTGTTCCTGGCCGTGGCCTGGGCGAACCTGGCCACCAAGGACATCACCAGCTGAGCGTCGAGCAGCCCGCGACAGCTCAGCCGCAATCCTGCGGTCCGGGCAGGGTGAGCGGTGTCGCGGAGAGGCTGTCGAGCACGATGCGGGTCACCACCGCATCGGCCGGCAGGCCACCGTGCCCGACGGCGACCGCCGGGCACAGGTCCTGCAGGGCCACATTCAACGCACCGTCAAGGCGGGCTGAATCCGGTGGCGTCACCGTCGTGTCCCGGTCGGTCCACATCGACAACCAGGGCAACCGGGCAGGACCCAGGCCACGCAACAGGTCGTTGTCCGGCACCAATTGTTGGCAGGCAGTTGCACACAGGTCCGGGGCCAGGTTCAGCCCCGCGGCGGCCAACGAGGTGCCGTGGAACGGCGAGCCGAGGGTGATCACCCGGCGGGCCCGCGCGGGCCCGTCGTAATCGCGCGCCCACAACAGCGCCACCACGCCGCCCGCGGAGTACCCGACGAGGTCCACCGAAGGGGCTCCGCCCGCGGTCGCTGCGGAGACCGCACGATCCAACGCCTTCGCCTGCGCGCGCAGATCGCCGGTGTTCTGCTCCGCGCTCGGCACCACCGTGACCGTCCGCCCGGTCTGCCGGATCCGATCGGCCAGCAGGTCCAGATTTGCGCTGTGCGTGCCGTAGCCCGGCACCAGCACGACCGGCCCCGGGGGGTCGAGCGCGGCCGAGCGAGGAGTCGGCGAGAATGGGGAATCGTGCCGGCCGGTCGTGGCCAGCACTCCGCCGGCGCCGGCCAGGACGCCGACCACGACAACGGTGCTCAACAGGCGTCGACGCCGCGGGCTCAGTCCGGACCAGCGCAAGGACAGCGAAGCGCGCATTACTCCATCCTGACCGACGATGGCGTTGCAGCGAGGAGTTGGTATGACCACCACACACAATCGCGAGTTCGACCTCGTGCTGCGCGGCGGCACCCTCGCCGACGGCACCGGCGCGGCGCTGCGCACCGCGGACCTCGCGATGTGCGACGGGCGCATCGCCGAGGTGGGCCGGGTCTCTGGACGCGGACATCGGGAGATCGACGCCGACGGGTTGCTGGTCGCGCCGGGCTGGGTGGACATCCACACCCAC
This region includes:
- a CDS encoding DUF2705 family protein: MIAVELTKMVRRPRTWASVALLCALPTVVALFVAARDIGPRPGEGPAFLSAVLNNGALYPAAALAIVLPIFLPVSVALMAGEAIAGEASTGTLRYLLIRPVSRTRLLVAKLVAIVAYVLGAVVIVALVSLVVGITLLGHQRGSVVSVSGANLTPTQVAVRMLLAVGYIGISMVGVAAIALFLSTVTDSSSGAALGALAALVGSQILVSLEAASPVVPYLPTRYWLSWIDLFRDPILWRSLERGVALQAVYAAVFLAVAWANLATKDITS
- a CDS encoding ABC transporter ATP-binding protein is translated as MIRTEGLTKRYGRILAVDGVDLDVRAGDIYGFLGPNGSGKTTVVRMLLGLVYATAGRIEVLGVEVPGQVREVLPHVGALVEGPAAYGHLSGRANLRLLDASGPNGPRRTRRARIESALDRVGLAGVDQRPVKAYSLGMRQRLCLAGALLNPPRLLVLDEPTNGLDPHGIAEIRLLLRELNAAGTTVFLSSHLLAEVEAMCSRVGIIDQGRLLVQDSMETLRAPTGRVVLHTPDAAAAHRLLDGRVEEVHGDRLAVRATDPAVLVEDLVRGGLRVTGVAVERRTLEDVVLAVVGAGSDRMAQRQTNGGRA